One window of the Mixophyes fleayi isolate aMixFle1 chromosome 6, aMixFle1.hap1, whole genome shotgun sequence genome contains the following:
- the SERINC3 gene encoding serine incorporator 3 — MGGVLGLCSVASWIPCLCSSASCILCRCCPSSSNSMVTRLIYAFLMLLGSVLSCIMLFPGMSSQLNKIPGFCEGGFGTGIPHVNGYVDCNMLVGYKAVYRVAFAMTTFFLVFSLLMLGVKTSKDPRAAVHNGFWFFKVLAIVGIMVGAFYIPEGPFTRVWFYFGIGGAISFIIIQLSLLVDFAHSWNESWVERMEEGNSKCWYAALMSATGLLYIVSIISIVLFYVYYTIPDGCTVNKYFISINLILCVIVSVISILPKVQEHKPQSGLLQSSVITLYTVYLTWSAMSNEPDIICSPSLMSILKTISSSPISPANETITDIVTPELTKSVQWWDAQNICGFFLFLACLLYSCIRNSANSQVNKLTLSGHDTVMLDDTTGSSAEVNDDEVRRVVDNEKDGVQYNYSFFHLLLCLASLYVMMTLTNWYSPDADFKTITSKWPAVWFKISSSWVCLLLYTWTLVAPIFFPNRDFS, encoded by the exons ATTCCATGTCTGTGCAGTAGTGCATCATGTATCTTATGCCGTTGCTGTCCAAGCTCCAGTAATTCCATGGTGACCCGTCTGATCTATGCATTCCTCATGCTGCTTGGGTCTGTGCTGTCCTGTATAATGCTTTTCCCGGGAATGTCTTCTCAGTTGAATAAA ATTCCAGGGTTCTGTGAAGGAGGATTTGGCACAGGGATTCCTCATGTAAATGGCTATGTGGACTGTAATATGCTGGTTGGATACAAAGCAGTCTATCGCGTTGCCTTTGCCATGACTACATTTTTCCTGGTCTTTTCCTTGCTTATGTTAGGAGTCAAGACAAGCAAAGATCCCCGGGCTGCTGTGCACAATGG ATTCTGGTTCTTTAAAGTATTGGCTATTGTTGGCATAATGGTGGGAGCTTTCTACATTCCAGAAGGACCTTTCACAAGAG TTTGGTTCTACTTTGGAATAGGAGGAGCtatttccttcatcatcatccaaCTGTCCCTGCTTGTTGACTTTGCTCATTCATGGAATGAGTCATGGGTTGAGCGTATGGAGGAAGGGAACTCAAAATGTTGGTATGCAG CATTAATGTCTGCCACCGGCCTGCTGTACATTGTGTCAATAATCAGCATTGTCCTTTTCTACGTATACTACACCATACCTGATGGCTGTACAGTGAACAAATACTTCATCAGTATTAACCTGATCCTCTGTGTGATCGTATCAGTCATCTCAATTCTCCCTAAAGTGCAG GAACATAAACCACAGTCCGGGCTCCTTCAGTCTTCTGTGATTACTCTATATACAGTATACCTGACATGGTCCGCTATGTCCAATGAGCCTG acATCATTTGTAGCCCAAGCTTAATGAGCATACTGAAAACAATCTCATCTTCACCGATTAGTCCTGCCAATGAAACAATAACAGATATTGTCACACCTGAGCTGACTAAGTCTGTGCAGTGGTGGGATGCTCAGAACATCTGTGGTTTCTTCTTGTTTCTAGCATGTCTCTTGTATTCCTG TATTCGTAACTCTGCCAATAGCCAAGTAAACAAGCTTACCTTATCTGGCCACGACACCGTCATGTTGGATGACACCACAGGGAGCAGTGCAGAGGTCAATGACGACGAGGTGCGGCGTGTGGTGGATAATGAGAAGGATGGTGTCCAGTACAACTATTCTTTCTTCCACCTGCTGCTTTGCCTTGCTTCTCTCTATGTAATGATGACACTCACCAACTGGTACAG CCCGGATGCAGACTTCAAGACCATAACAAGCAAGTGGCCAGCAGTCTGGTTCAAGATCAGTTCTAGCTGGGTGTGTCTGCTGCTCTATACCTGGACCTTGGTAGCTCCTATCTTCTTCCCTAACAGAGACTTCAGTTAG